The Streptomyces sp. NBC_01317 genomic interval GCCGCCGTTGTGGTAGCGGTTCTTCTGGATGCCCCGGAGCAGGACGGTGTAGCCGCTGAGGGTGGTGCCGTTGTACGTCATGCGCGCGACGCGGTTGCCCTCGGAGGCGGTGTGCATGAAGTAGACGTACCGGTTGGCGGCCCAGTTCGGGTCGACGGCGACGCCCAGCAGTCCGCCTTCGCCGCCGGTGGTCACCGTGTTGGGCACGGTGCCGACCTCGGTCCTGGTGCCGGCGGGGGTGACCTTGAAGACCTTGAAGGTGTCCCGCTCCGTGACGAGCGCGGAGGTGCCGTCCGGCAGCCAGTCCGTGCCCCACGGGACGGACCAGCCGCTGGACAGGGCGGTGGGGGTGCCGGGGACACCGCCGTCGGCCTGGCAGGCGGTGGTCGAGAAGGACACGGATCCGCTCGCGGGCGACGCGTTGCCTGCCGCGTCCTTCGCGACGACGGACAGGGTGAAGGGCGCGTTGCAGGCGAGTCCGGTCAGTGTGGTCGAGGTGGCGGGCGGGGTGCCCGTCAGCGTTTTCAGTACGGTGCCGCCGCCGCGGATCTCGTACGCCACCACGCCCTGGTCGTCCGTGGACGCCGTCCACCTGAGGTTCGCGCCGGTGGAGGTGACGCCGCTGACGGCCGGGGTGCCGGGGGCGGTGGGCGGCGTGTCGGCGGCAGCCGCCGGTTCACCGGTCCCGGCCTCCTGGCGGACGGTGGCGGCGCCCGCCGGACTCGACAGGACGGGTAAGCCGAACAGCATCGTGGCCGCGAGGGCGGCGACCGCCGCGTGGGCGCTCAGTTTCCTACGGGGTTTCCTGGACCTCATGAGCCGTACCTGCTTTCCTGATGTGGGGGTTTCAGGAGAGAACGGTCGGGCTGGGAACCGCTCTCACCGAACGCGTGTTCAGGTGGGGGAATCGCGTTCAGTTGCATGCGCAACCGAGCATGGCCGCTCGACGGACGAGGGTCAATGGTCCGGACTTGGCCAGCGCCCGGTGGTCAGGGTCCGGTTCAGGCCATGACCGGCGCGCGCTCGTCGAGCAGCCCCTCGGCGCGCAGGTCGGACCACACTTGTTCGGGGATCTCCGCGCCGAACGCCGCGAGGTTGCTCCGTACCTCGCCGGCGGAGCGCATCCCCACCACGATGCCCGCGACCACCGGATGCCGCAGCGGAAACGCCATCGCGACCTGAGGGACCGTCACCCCGTTGGCCTCGCAGACGTCGGCGATCCGATGGGTGCGGCGCAGCAGCTGCGGTGAGGCCGGCGCGTAGTCGAAGCGCGCCCCCTCGGCCGGCCGGTCCGTCGCCAGGAGGCCGGAGTTGAAGACGGAGGCCGCGAGGACGGACACCCCCCGGTCGGCGCACGCCGGGAGCAGGTCGTCCAGCGCCCCGTGCGCCAGCAGGGTGTAGTGGCCCGACAGCATCACGGCGTCCACGTCCGCCTCCTGGACTAGCCGCGTCAGCAGGGAGGTGTCGTACATCCCCGCGCCGACGGCGCCCACCACCCCCTGGGCGCGCAGTTCGGCCAGCGCGGGCCAGCCCTCGCGCAGCGCGGCGTCGAAGTGCCGCTCCGCGTCGTGCAGGAACAGCGTGTCGACGCGGTCGGTACCCAGGCGGGCGAGGGAGTCCTCGACGCTGCGCAGGATGCCGTCGCGGGAGAAGTCCCAGACCCTGCGGTGGGTCGCCGGGACCATGAACGACTCGTCCGTACGCCCCGCCGCGTCCTGGGGCACGAGCACTCTGCCGACCTTGGTCGACAGGGTGAACTCCCCCCGGGGCCTGGGCCGGAGGGCCTCACCGACGAGGCGCTCGGACTGCCCGATGCCGTAGTGCGGAGACGTGTCGAAGTAGCGGATGCCGCCCTCCCAGGCCGCCGCCAGCGCTCCCGCCGCGGTCGCGTCGTCCACCGGTGCGAAGAGTCCGCCCAACGGCCCGCCGCCGAACCCCAGTTCCGTGACCCGTACCGCGCTCCGCCCGAGCTGATTCACCCTCATGCCGCACCTTTCCCTGTCCCCCGCTCCTGGACCCACGAGCGCGCCAATCCTGCCATAGCCGGATTTCAGCGCACAGAAGGGGCGGACAGAAGGGGCGGACGGAAAGGGCGGACGACGTCCCACAGGATCCGCGTCAGGCGAGCATCGCCGCCATCCCCATGATCATCGCGGCGCCGCCCAGCTCCGCCACCACCGCCCGCCGCCACGGCCGTCCCGGGGCGGGCGCCGAGGGGGGCCTCAGGAGCCGGGCGAGGGGAACGCAGGCGCGGGCCAGCACCCAGCAGGCGACGAGGAAGAGGAAGAACCGCAGGTCGTACGTCCCTGAACCGCCGGCCATGCGCATCCCGGCCGGGTGGGCGGGGTCCCCGGCGGGGCCGGTCCTGGCGGCTCCGGCGGTCAGCAGCGCCATCGTGGCGAGGTCCACGACGGCCGGGGCCCGGCGGTGGGCCGGTCCGGCGCGCCCGGCCCAGAGGCAGGCCCCGGCGACGGCGACCGCCCCCGCCGTCAGGACCGTACCGCCTGCTCCGTACGCCATCAGCGCCATGACCCCCAGGACGACGGCGGACGGGCCCCAGCAGCGGCCGGCTCCGGCGAGCCGCTCCGCCAGGCACAGAGCGGCCCCCAACAGCCCGGCCGGCGCGATCAGTTCGTGCATCGTGGTGGCTAGTACGGGTAGTGCGCGGGGGCGCTCGCGACGGTGCGCCACCGCCGTTCGGTGAACTCCTCCAGGTTCGCGTCACCGCCGGCCCGCCCGCCCAGACCGGAGTGGCCGACCCCGCCGAACGGGGCGAGCGGCTCGTCCTGCGGCGTCGCGTCGTTGACGTGCACCATGGCGCTGTTCAGACGGCGGGCCACCTCGGTGGCGCGGTGCACGTCGGCGCCGACGACCGAGGAGACCAGCCCGTACGGGGTGTCGTTGGCCAGCGCGACGGCCTCCTCGACACCGTCGACCACCGCGACGGGCGCGACGGGGGCGAAGATCTCCTCGGTCCACAGCGCGGCGGCGGGGTCGACGTCCACGACAACCGTGGGGCGGAAGAACCGGCCGTCGTTCGTCCCTCCGGTCAGGATCCGGGCGCCGCCCGCGACCGCTTCGTCCAACAGGTGCCTGGCCCTGGCCAGTTGGGTGTCGTTGATGATCGGGCCCAGGCCGGTCCCGTCCCGCAGCGGATCGCCGACGGTGACGGCCGCCGCCCGGGCTGTCAGGTCGCGGAGGTAGGCGTCGGCGACCGCGCGGTCCACGATGTGCCGTCCCGCGCTGATGCAGGTCTGCCCCTGGTAGTGGAAGCTCGACCAGGCCCCGATCATGGCGGCCTGCCCGGTCTCCGCGTCGTCCAGGACGACCAGGGCGTTGTTGCCGCCGAGTTCCAGGGAGGTCTTCTTGAGCAGGGATCCGGCGGTACGGGCGATGTCGCGTCCGACAGTGGTCGAGCCGGTGAAGTGGATCATCGCCACGTCCGGGTGCTCGACCAGCCGGCGTCCGGCCTCCTCGCCGCCGGGCAGGACCTGGAGTATGCCGTGCGGCGCTCCCGCCCGCTCGAAGAGTTCGGCGATCGCCAGGCCGCCGGAGACGGGAGTCTCCGGGGAGGGCTTGAGCAGGACGGCGTTCCCGAGCGCGAGGGCGGGGGCGATCACCCGCATACCCAGGACGAGGGGGAAGTTCCACGGTGTGATCGCCGCGACCAGACCGACCGGCACCCGCTCGGACACCGAGAAGCGGCCTTCGTGGCCGGTCCGCAGCACCTCTCCGACCGGCCGGGAGGCCAGCGCCGCCGCTTCGGTGAGTTCACCGACCGCCGACGCGATCTCGTAGTCGGCCTTGCCCGCGATGCTGCCGGTCTCCCGCATGATCAACTCGCGGAAGCCGCCGGTGTGCCGGAGGGCGGTCGCGACCTCGCGCAGCACGGCGGCCCGCTCCGTGTAGAGGCGGGCGGCCCAGTCGCGCTGGGCGGCGAGGGCGGAGGCCACGGCCGCGTCGACGTCGGAGGCGTCCGCGCGGCCCGCGGCGCCGAACACCTCGCCCGAGGACTTGTCACGGACGGGGAGGGTTCCCCCGGCGGCGGGCGGCCGGAACCGGCCGTCGACGTAGAGGGCCCCCGACCAGGGGGGATTCTGCTCTGCCATGGTCAGCTCCTTGAGTGTGGGTCCCTGCCCAGGGAGAGAGAAGCGGGTCCGGGCGAGAGAAGCGGGTCCGGGCGGAAGAGAGGGTCGGGGTCCGGGCAGGATCGTCCGTCCCGCGCGGTCGCCCGTGGGTCGTGTCGTACGGGTCAGGCCCCGGCGGCCCCGGCCGCCCGGTGCCGGATCCTTGCCAGCGCCACCGCGCCGGCCACCGGTGGCACGTCCAGCAGACGCAGGGTCAGATCGGGCTGTACGGAGGCGAGACGGGCCCGCAGCCGGTCGGCGAGCAGAGGCTGGCCGAGTACCACCCCGCCCGCCGCCACGACCGTGCGGCCGACGGCGCCGCGTGCCCGCAGCCGGGTGACGAGGGCGCACAGCTGGGTCGCGGCCTCGTCCACGACGGCCAGGGCCAGCGGCGAGCCCGCGGTGGCGGCCCGGAAGACGGCGGGGGCGGCCGGTCCCCAATTCCCCGTGGTGGGCTGATCGTTGACCGCGCGGGCGAGACCCGGGGCATCGGTGACGCGGTAGTGGGCGAGCAGCGCGGACAGCAGCCCGTCGTCGTGGCGGTCCGTGTCGTACGCGGCCAGGGCGGCCCTGGCCGCGTCCCGTACGATCGCGGGCGCGCTGCCCTCGTCACCGAGCACCCAGCCCCAGCCCCCGGCGAAGAGCACCGTGCCCCCGGTGTCGGCGCCCACGGCGATGGAGCCGGTGCCCGCGATCACACCGATCCCCCGGTCCAGCCCGGCGGCCGGGACCAGCAGGGCGGCGTCGTTGACCACCGTCGCCGCCACTCCGAGCCGCCCGAAGGCGGCGGCGAGGCGGGCGCAGTGCTCCTGCGTGTCACAGCCCTGGGCGCCCACGCCGAGGGCGGCGATCTCGTCCCCGGCGGACAGGACGGGTGCCACGCGGCCGAGGAGCCAGCGCGCGGCCCGGTCGACCGGAGTGGCCTCCCAGCCCGTGGCCGGGACCGCCGTGTCGACCCGTACCGCTCCGTCCGGTGTCTCCACGCGGAGCGCGAGTTTGGTGCCGCCGATGTCGGCCCCGACGAGGACTTTCATACGGCGGGCCGCCCCTCGGCCACCTTGATGTCGGCGTTGTGGAACACGAACTCCTCGATGTCCACGCCGCGGACCTCGGCCACCGCCTCGACAAGGATCTGTACGACCAGGATTTCGAGGACCGCACGCTGGGCGGCGGGCAGCCGGGGCACCCGTACCACGTGCAACAGGGCTTGCTCCGGAGGCGGTTCGGCCGTGACGAGCACCACCGGGTGCCTCGCGTCCGCCAGGGTGCGGGCCGCGGCGTGCTCGCGTGCGTCGCCGAAGATGACGTGGACCCCGCCGCCCGCCGATTCCATGGC includes:
- a CDS encoding PQQ-dependent sugar dehydrogenase yields the protein MRSRKPRRKLSAHAAVAALAATMLFGLPVLSSPAGAATVRQEAGTGEPAAAADTPPTAPGTPAVSGVTSTGANLRWTASTDDQGVVAYEIRGGGTVLKTLTGTPPATSTTLTGLACNAPFTLSVVAKDAAGNASPASGSVSFSTTACQADGGVPGTPTALSSGWSVPWGTDWLPDGTSALVTERDTFKVFKVTPAGTRTEVGTVPNTVTTGGEGGLLGVAVDPNWAANRYVYFMHTASEGNRVARMTYNGTTLSGYTVLLRGIQKNRYHNGGRLLFGPDGFLYASTGDAQQPALAQDRNSLNGKILRLTTTGAAAPGNPFGSYVYSYGHRNPQGMAFDRNGRLWASEFGESTTDELNLIKSGSNYGWPTCEGTCNVAGTTNPKKTWSTAEASPSGITIVRNVLYMASLRGERLWRIPITGDTENVGTATAYYIGTYGRLRTVLKAPGVDQLWLATTNADANGGQGPGSDRIFRVTIG
- a CDS encoding aldo/keto reductase, with translation MRVNQLGRSAVRVTELGFGGGPLGGLFAPVDDATAAGALAAAWEGGIRYFDTSPHYGIGQSERLVGEALRPRPRGEFTLSTKVGRVLVPQDAAGRTDESFMVPATHRRVWDFSRDGILRSVEDSLARLGTDRVDTLFLHDAERHFDAALREGWPALAELRAQGVVGAVGAGMYDTSLLTRLVQEADVDAVMLSGHYTLLAHGALDDLLPACADRGVSVLAASVFNSGLLATDRPAEGARFDYAPASPQLLRRTHRIADVCEANGVTVPQVAMAFPLRHPVVAGIVVGMRSAGEVRSNLAAFGAEIPEQVWSDLRAEGLLDERAPVMA
- a CDS encoding aldehyde dehydrogenase family protein, whose amino-acid sequence is MAEQNPPWSGALYVDGRFRPPAAGGTLPVRDKSSGEVFGAAGRADASDVDAAVASALAAQRDWAARLYTERAAVLREVATALRHTGGFRELIMRETGSIAGKADYEIASAVGELTEAAALASRPVGEVLRTGHEGRFSVSERVPVGLVAAITPWNFPLVLGMRVIAPALALGNAVLLKPSPETPVSGGLAIAELFERAGAPHGILQVLPGGEEAGRRLVEHPDVAMIHFTGSTTVGRDIARTAGSLLKKTSLELGGNNALVVLDDAETGQAAMIGAWSSFHYQGQTCISAGRHIVDRAVADAYLRDLTARAAAVTVGDPLRDGTGLGPIINDTQLARARHLLDEAVAGGARILTGGTNDGRFFRPTVVVDVDPAAALWTEEIFAPVAPVAVVDGVEEAVALANDTPYGLVSSVVGADVHRATEVARRLNSAMVHVNDATPQDEPLAPFGGVGHSGLGGRAGGDANLEEFTERRWRTVASAPAHYPY
- a CDS encoding N-acetylglucosamine kinase, giving the protein MKVLVGADIGGTKLALRVETPDGAVRVDTAVPATGWEATPVDRAARWLLGRVAPVLSAGDEIAALGVGAQGCDTQEHCARLAAAFGRLGVAATVVNDAALLVPAAGLDRGIGVIAGTGSIAVGADTGGTVLFAGGWGWVLGDEGSAPAIVRDAARAALAAYDTDRHDDGLLSALLAHYRVTDAPGLARAVNDQPTTGNWGPAAPAVFRAATAGSPLALAVVDEAATQLCALVTRLRARGAVGRTVVAAGGVVLGQPLLADRLRARLASVQPDLTLRLLDVPPVAGAVALARIRHRAAGAAGA